A genomic segment from Vicugna pacos chromosome 17, VicPac4, whole genome shotgun sequence encodes:
- the KIF9 gene encoding kinesin-like protein KIF9 isoform X4 has translation MMRRKNGDKRYFTRMGTRKKVHAFVRVKPTDDFAHEMITYGDDNKTIDIHLKKDTRRGVVNNQQTDWSFKLDGVLHDASQDLVYETVAKDVVSQALDGYNGNLVN, from the exons ATGATGCGGCGTAAGAACGGTGACAAGCGTTATTTCA CTAGAATGGGTACTAGGAAAAAAGTTCATGCGTTTGTCCGTGTCAAACCCACCGATGACTTTGCTCATGAAATGATCACATATGGAGATGACAACAAA ACCATTgatattcacttaaaaaaagatactcGGAGAGGAGTTGTCAATAACCAGCAGACAGACTGGTCATTCAAGCTGGATGGGGTTCTCCATGATGCCTCCCAGGACTTGGTTTATGAGACAGTTGCGAAGGATGTGGTTTCTCAGGCCCTTGATGGCTATAATGGTAATTTAGTTAATTAA